The genomic interval ACCGCAGATCCGTTGTGGCATCCAGTCCCGGCAGAGGTTTCCGATAGATTGACGTTGAAAGCCGACCAAACTCAGTCGCTGGTGATAACGCCGCCCAAGGATATTCTGTGGGATAGCATCCCAACTGCATTGCAAACGCTGGCCCAGAGTCAGAATAGCGGGCAAAGCTAGCGTTAGTTTGCGTAATCGTTGTAAGCGCTGAGTATTTCAGCTGCGGCGATTATTCCAGCCATAAAAAAAGCTCCCGATGCCGGGAGCTTTTTTACTATCAATCTTGCAAAAATAGATTTACAGCACAATCGTCTGTGCTTCGCCGTCAGCGCGCGTCCGGATTTCACCGATTGTAAATACTGTCTCGCCCGCAGCCTGCAATTGCGCCAATGCAGCTTGTGCATTTTCTTTCGCCACGATCACGGCCATACCGATACCGCAGTTGAAAACCCGATGCATTTCATCATCAGCGACGCCGCCATGCTCTTGCAGCCATGTAAATAGTGGCGGCATCGTCCAGCCATCGCGATGCAGTACAGCGGTTAAATTGTCTTGCAGCACGCGCGGGATATTCTCTACCAGACCACCGCCGGTAATATGGACCATACCTTTGACTTCCATCGATTCCATCAATGCCAGCAGCGGCTTGACGTAAATACGGGTCGGTGCCATCAGCACATCGGCCAGACTACGGCCATGGAAATCAGCATCAAGGTCAGGTTTAGCAACAGCAATAATCTTGCGAACCAACGAATAACCGTTGGAGTGCGCGCCCGATGATGCCAGACCGAGGATCACATCACCGGGAGTGATTTTGGTGCCGTCGATCAGCTTGGATTTCTCGACTGCGCCAACCGCAAAACCGGCCAGATCGTATTCGCCGTCTGGATACATACTTGGCATTTCGGCAGTTTCGCCGCCGATTAAGGCGCAACCGGCTTGCTCGCAACCTTGGGCGATGCCCTTGATGACATCGGTCGCGCTAGGCACGTCAAGCTTGCCGCAGGCGAAATAATCGAGGAAAAATAGTGGCTCGGCGCCTTGGACCAGAATGTCATTGACGCTCATTGCGACCAGATCGATACCTACGGTATCGTGACGATTCAGCATAAAAGCTAGTTTTAGCTTGGTGCCAACGCCATCCGTGCCAGAAACCAACACTGGCTCTTTGAATTTCTTGCTGATTTCGAACAGCGCACCAAAACCGCCGATGCCGCCCATTACGCCTTCGCGCATTGTGCGTTTAGCAAATGGCTTGATGGCCTCGACTAAAGCGTCGCCGGCGTCCATATCAACGCCGGCGTCGCGATAGGAAAGAGAAACATTGGATGTTGAAGTCATGATGTGATTGGCAGCAGAGGCGGTAAAATAGAAGAATTCGTCCGCGCATAACAAAATAACAACAAATAAACATTCTATTATTAGGTTTATTTAGGTTTGTTATCGCGGCAAAAACGCTATTTTATCAAACCGATTCAACTATCCCCAAAATACATGCCATTTTCTTTTACTGAAGAGCAAAAACAAACAACGTTGTGGTGTGTCATGGGTGCGTTGCTCATTGCGTTATTCGTCGCATTGGGCCCGATCATGACGCCATTCGTTGCCTCGGCGATTCTGGCGTACGCTCTTAACCCGGGTGTCGACTGGCTGGCGAAACGACGAATAGGCAAATATCGGCTGCCCCGCGCCTTGGC from Glaciimonas sp. PCH181 carries:
- the purM gene encoding phosphoribosylformylglycinamidine cyclo-ligase, giving the protein MTSTSNVSLSYRDAGVDMDAGDALVEAIKPFAKRTMREGVMGGIGGFGALFEISKKFKEPVLVSGTDGVGTKLKLAFMLNRHDTVGIDLVAMSVNDILVQGAEPLFFLDYFACGKLDVPSATDVIKGIAQGCEQAGCALIGGETAEMPSMYPDGEYDLAGFAVGAVEKSKLIDGTKITPGDVILGLASSGAHSNGYSLVRKIIAVAKPDLDADFHGRSLADVLMAPTRIYVKPLLALMESMEVKGMVHITGGGLVENIPRVLQDNLTAVLHRDGWTMPPLFTWLQEHGGVADDEMHRVFNCGIGMAVIVAKENAQAALAQLQAAGETVFTIGEIRTRADGEAQTIVL